In Anaerolineales bacterium, the following proteins share a genomic window:
- a CDS encoding GNAT family N-acetyltransferase, with amino-acid sequence MGFEIRRASAADKPEWLRMRQSLWYHLPADYVQADMDAMLADKKRAVFVAAREDGGLVAFVETSLRDYAEGCQTSPVGYIEAWFVDEGVRGQKLGREMIAAAENWAREKGCTEMGSDTWLDNEASINAHLKTGYFEADRLVHFIKKL; translated from the coding sequence ATGGGATTCGAAATTCGCCGCGCGAGCGCGGCTGACAAACCCGAATGGTTGAGAATGAGACAGTCGTTGTGGTATCACCTGCCCGCCGACTACGTGCAAGCGGATATGGACGCCATGCTGGCGGATAAAAAGCGCGCGGTGTTCGTCGCGGCGCGCGAGGATGGGGGCTTGGTCGCGTTCGTCGAGACCAGCCTGCGCGACTACGCGGAAGGATGCCAGACCAGCCCGGTCGGTTACATCGAAGCGTGGTTTGTGGATGAGGGCGTGCGCGGACAGAAACTCGGGCGCGAGATGATCGCCGCCGCCGAGAATTGGGCGCGCGAAAAAGGTTGCACTGAAATGGGATCGGACACGTGGCTGGATAACGAAGCCAGCATCAACGCGCATTTGAAAACAGGTTATTTCGAAGCGGACCGCCTCGTGCATTTTATAAAGAAGTTGTGA
- a CDS encoding YbhB/YbcL family Raf kinase inhibitor-like protein yields MKRILFILTFLVSACSPAEPTEAVVSANQITITSDAFSHGQSIPAKYTCVGKDVSPALAWGEPPAGTQSFALIMDDPDAPVGTWVHWVLYNIPPETRNLAEDLPVTGKNVPDGQGSPFAGKNSWGNIGYDGPCPPEGPDRYFFKLYALDEMIGLLPGADKGELLKAMEGHILAQGELVGTFSK; encoded by the coding sequence ATGAAGCGTATTCTTTTTATCCTCACATTTTTGGTTTCAGCCTGTTCGCCCGCTGAACCGACGGAGGCTGTGGTGTCCGCCAACCAGATCACCATCACAAGCGACGCGTTCTCACACGGGCAATCCATACCGGCAAAATACACCTGTGTCGGCAAAGATGTGTCGCCCGCGCTCGCATGGGGCGAACCGCCCGCCGGAACCCAATCCTTCGCGCTCATCATGGACGATCCTGACGCGCCCGTTGGCACGTGGGTGCATTGGGTGTTGTACAACATCCCGCCGGAAACGCGCAACCTCGCGGAAGATCTGCCGGTCACCGGCAAGAATGTGCCGGATGGTCAAGGCAGTCCGTTCGCGGGCAAAAATTCATGGGGCAACATCGGCTACGATGGTCCCTGCCCGCCTGAAGGACCGGATCGCTACTTCTTCAAACTCTACGCACTCGATGAAATGATTGGGCTGCTCCCCGGCGCGGACAAAGGCGAACTGCTCAAAGCCATGGAGGGTCACATCCTCGCGCAGGGCGAACTCGTCGGAACGTTCAGCAAATAA
- a CDS encoding alpha/beta hydrolase-fold protein, whose translation MSLSQDTIQRAKEFGNPVVRGDRATFIWEGKTAPHLISDLSRWEENPKPFKRFDSTLTPASPKSIWSASLTLPRDAYLEYALYDPVSQKRFPDPLNRKSVNNGVGSRNNFFYMPETMPSPFSMRRADVPVGALSAHRVDTWTLQDYGERDVWLYKPPVKEAVPLLVVYDGYDYLNRGRLATIVDNLIADQRIRPIAMAFLQNGKTRRALEYACSDATLIWLDHEILPLARKKLNLLDINKKPGAYGVLGSSFGGLMAIYTGLRMPEIFGNVLSQSAVFEMDGRDFAAVDLIRHKHAPHLNLWMDAGKLEWLLDDNRRVHALLQANEYNVSYREFSGGHNYTAWRDDLWRGLEMLYPVLN comes from the coding sequence ATGAGCCTGTCGCAAGATACCATCCAGCGCGCCAAAGAATTTGGCAACCCCGTCGTTCGCGGCGACCGCGCCACATTTATTTGGGAGGGCAAAACCGCGCCGCATCTCATCAGCGACTTGAGCCGCTGGGAGGAGAATCCCAAACCGTTCAAACGCTTCGACTCCACCCTTACGCCTGCCTCGCCCAAGTCAATTTGGTCCGCCTCCCTCACCCTCCCCCGCGACGCGTATCTCGAATACGCGCTGTATGACCCGGTCTCGCAGAAACGATTCCCTGACCCGTTGAATCGCAAAAGCGTCAACAACGGCGTCGGCTCGCGCAACAATTTTTTCTACATGCCTGAGACCATGCCCTCGCCCTTCTCCATGCGCCGCGCGGACGTGCCGGTCGGCGCGCTCAGCGCCCACCGCGTAGACACGTGGACCTTGCAAGATTACGGCGAGCGCGACGTTTGGCTCTACAAACCGCCAGTCAAAGAAGCCGTGCCGTTGCTCGTCGTCTACGACGGCTATGATTATTTAAACCGCGGCAGACTCGCCACCATCGTGGACAATTTGATCGCCGACCAGCGCATCCGCCCGATTGCGATGGCATTCCTCCAAAACGGAAAGACCCGCCGCGCCCTCGAATACGCCTGCTCCGACGCGACGCTGATCTGGCTCGACCATGAAATCCTGCCGCTGGCGCGCAAAAAATTGAACTTGCTCGACATCAACAAAAAACCCGGCGCGTACGGCGTCTTGGGCTCGTCGTTCGGCGGACTGATGGCAATCTACACCGGCTTGCGGATGCCGGAAATCTTCGGCAATGTGTTGAGTCAATCTGCCGTGTTCGAGATGGATGGACGCGACTTCGCCGCCGTGGATTTGATTCGCCACAAGCACGCGCCACACCTCAACCTATGGATGGACGCGGGCAAACTCGAATGGCTGTTGGACGACAACCGCCGTGTCCACGCGCTATTGCAAGCGAACGAATACAACGTTTCGTATCGCGAATTCAGCGGCGGACACAATTACACCGCCTGGCGCGACGATCTCTGGCGCGGGCTTGAAATGCTCTATCCCGTTTTGAACTAG